A stretch of Bacillota bacterium DNA encodes these proteins:
- the polA gene encoding DNA polymerase I yields MSKKLMLIDANSLLYRAFFALPPLENSAGQPTGAVYGFINMLMKLREDYPTDYIVAAFDLPGPTRRQEQFAEYKAHRPKMPPELRDQFTIAKEVLTALGIPIVGEQGYEADDLVGTLAVRARNEGMFAWIVSGDRDILQVVAPDTEVILTQKGLSQIKLYDTDAVFERYQVEPRQLIDVKALMGDSSDNIPGVPGIGEKTAIKLVSQYGSLENVYEHIEELKVRVRQNLEQYREQAEISRELATIDLAAPVDIEWPPAAPEPDEEKLYQLFKQLEFNTLLERLNLSRSAPEAPQLELETFSEPGEVNALFAGDSVAVLFNAAGFAIGREDRTWLCVEDAAAAVKPALLKFITTEGKTLITDDAKAVHRFALEQDELVRCRVESCQLAGYLLKPGSNLDVPQLVRVWTEGGLDQQPEQADAEYILHHAGLLPRLWRRLESELAEAGLTDLYQEIELPLARVLARMELNGVSVDIRELETIGEELAQRISGLEQEIWSLADGEFNINSPRQLGEVLFDKLGLPPVRKTKTGYSTDSGVLEALQGDHEIIPLVMDYRQLVKLQSTYIDGLKGVWDRESGRIYTTFNQLVTATGRLSSTEPNLQNIPIRLEEGRRIRKAFVAGGGYRWLLAADYSQIELRILAHIAGDTRLVEAFRAGEDIHRHTAAEIFEVAPDQVNDDQRRAAKAVNFGLVYGQTDFGLSQALGISRAKAKAYIDTYFKRYPGVREYMDQIMETAHKQGYVTTLWNRRRYLPEINSRNYQRRSFAERTAINTPIQGSAADIIKLAMVEVERRLDSEGIVTRMLLQVHDELVLEVPDEELQWAGRLVRRAMEQVADLDVPLVADLKYGANWYDMSPLVLESDSNA; encoded by the coding sequence ATGAGTAAAAAACTGATGTTGATAGATGCCAACAGTTTGCTGTACCGGGCATTTTTTGCCCTGCCCCCCTTGGAAAACAGTGCCGGGCAGCCGACCGGAGCAGTTTATGGGTTTATCAATATGTTAATGAAACTGCGGGAGGATTATCCCACCGATTATATTGTAGCGGCCTTTGATCTTCCGGGCCCCACCCGGCGTCAGGAGCAGTTCGCCGAATACAAGGCCCACCGGCCGAAAATGCCGCCAGAGTTGCGGGATCAGTTCACAATTGCCAAGGAGGTGCTGACAGCCCTGGGAATCCCAATTGTCGGTGAGCAGGGCTATGAGGCCGATGATCTGGTGGGGACCCTGGCTGTCAGGGCTCGGAATGAGGGGATGTTTGCCTGGATAGTCAGCGGTGACCGGGACATCCTGCAGGTGGTGGCTCCGGATACCGAAGTAATCCTTACGCAAAAGGGCCTCAGCCAAATCAAGCTCTACGATACCGATGCAGTTTTCGAACGCTACCAAGTGGAGCCCCGGCAGCTCATCGATGTCAAGGCGTTGATGGGCGACAGCTCTGATAATATTCCCGGCGTGCCGGGAATCGGCGAGAAGACTGCGATTAAGCTGGTGTCCCAGTACGGTTCCCTGGAAAACGTTTATGAACATATTGAAGAGCTGAAAGTGCGGGTGCGCCAAAACCTGGAGCAGTACCGCGAACAGGCGGAGATTAGCCGGGAGCTGGCGACAATCGATCTGGCAGCCCCGGTGGATATAGAGTGGCCGCCGGCAGCGCCGGAGCCAGATGAGGAAAAACTCTACCAGCTCTTTAAACAGTTGGAATTCAACACGCTGCTGGAGCGACTGAATCTTTCCCGATCGGCGCCGGAGGCGCCACAGCTGGAGCTTGAAACGTTTAGCGAACCTGGCGAAGTTAATGCCCTTTTTGCCGGCGACAGTGTGGCGGTGCTCTTTAACGCCGCTGGCTTCGCAATTGGTCGGGAAGATAGGACATGGCTCTGCGTTGAGGATGCTGCTGCGGCTGTCAAGCCTGCACTACTGAAATTTATAACCACCGAAGGCAAGACCCTGATTACCGACGATGCCAAGGCGGTGCACCGCTTTGCCCTGGAACAGGATGAGCTTGTCCGTTGCCGGGTGGAAAGTTGCCAATTGGCCGGATACTTGCTAAAGCCGGGTAGCAACCTGGATGTGCCCCAACTGGTGCGGGTGTGGACCGAAGGCGGTTTGGACCAGCAACCGGAGCAGGCAGATGCTGAATATATTCTCCACCATGCCGGGCTGCTGCCCCGGCTTTGGCGGCGACTGGAGTCTGAACTGGCAGAGGCAGGCCTGACGGATCTTTACCAGGAAATCGAGCTGCCATTGGCCCGTGTGCTGGCGCGGATGGAACTGAACGGAGTTTCGGTGGATATTCGGGAATTGGAGACGATTGGTGAAGAGTTGGCTCAGCGGATATCCGGCCTCGAGCAGGAGATCTGGTCTTTGGCTGATGGCGAATTTAACATTAACTCGCCCCGCCAGCTGGGAGAAGTGTTGTTTGACAAGCTGGGCTTGCCGCCAGTGCGCAAGACCAAAACCGGCTACTCCACCGACAGCGGGGTGCTGGAGGCGCTTCAGGGCGACCACGAAATCATTCCCCTGGTCATGGACTACCGGCAACTGGTCAAACTCCAAAGCACTTATATTGACGGCCTCAAGGGCGTGTGGGACCGGGAGAGCGGACGCATTTATACGACCTTTAACCAGTTGGTCACCGCCACCGGCCGCTTGTCCAGCACCGAGCCCAACTTGCAGAACATTCCCATCCGCTTGGAGGAAGGGCGCCGGATTCGCAAGGCGTTTGTGGCCGGGGGCGGTTATCGCTGGCTGCTGGCCGCTGATTATTCCCAAATCGAACTGCGTATCCTTGCCCATATCGCCGGCGATACCCGCCTAGTTGAGGCCTTCCGCGCCGGCGAAGATATACATCGCCATACAGCGGCAGAGATTTTTGAAGTGGCGCCAGACCAGGTAAATGACGACCAGCGTCGGGCAGCCAAAGCAGTGAACTTTGGCCTGGTCTACGGCCAGACAGATTTCGGTCTCTCCCAGGCGCTGGGCATCAGCCGGGCGAAGGCGAAAGCATATATCGACACCTATTTTAAGCGCTATCCCGGGGTGCGGGAGTATATGGATCAAATCATGGAGACTGCCCACAAACAAGGCTATGTTACCACGTTGTGGAACCGGCGCCGGTACCTGCCTGAGATTAACAGTCGCAACTATCAACGTCGCTCTTTTGCCGAACGTACGGCGATTAACACGCCAATCCAGGGTTCCGCCGCCGATATTATCAAGCTGGCGATGGTGGAGGTGGAACGACGCCTGGACAGTGAGGGAATCGTCACAAGGATGCTGCTCCAGGTCCACGATGAACTTGTTTTGGAGGTCCCCGATGAAGAGCTGCAGTGGGCCGGTCGTCTGGTGCGCCGGGCAATGGAGCAGGTGGCAGATTTGGATGTCCCGCTGGTGGCTGACTTGAAATACGGCGCAAACTGGTACGATATGTCGCCCTTGGTCCTGGAGTCAGACAGCAATGCCTGA
- a CDS encoding dephospho-CoA kinase — translation MDEPVVIGLTGGIACGKSTIAKVLKRLGAVIIDADREGKVVVKKDSPAWREIVAEFGREILNPDGSINRRRLGNKVFGQPEKLKRLNSIVHPRMMDNIRDKIRYYKQKDDVPAIVLDAALLFEAKADDLVDVVWVVTVDRETQINRLMNRDKLDCKLAVQRVEAQMPVEEKIARADAVIDNMGTRRQTRERILELWAQYTKID, via the coding sequence ATGGATGAACCGGTTGTGATTGGGCTTACCGGGGGGATTGCCTGCGGTAAGTCGACGATTGCCAAGGTCTTGAAACGACTTGGGGCGGTGATTATTGACGCCGACAGGGAGGGGAAGGTTGTCGTGAAAAAGGATTCTCCGGCCTGGCGGGAGATTGTTGCTGAATTTGGCCGTGAGATTCTCAATCCCGATGGCAGTATTAACCGTCGCCGTCTGGGGAATAAGGTGTTTGGGCAACCGGAAAAGCTGAAGCGTCTGAACAGCATTGTTCACCCCCGGATGATGGACAATATACGCGATAAAATCCGTTATTATAAACAAAAGGATGATGTGCCGGCGATTGTGCTGGATGCTGCCCTGTTGTTTGAGGCCAAGGCGGACGACTTGGTGGATGTAGTTTGGGTGGTTACTGTAGACAGGGAAACGCAAATTAATCGTCTCATGAATCGGGACAAGCTGGATTGTAAGCTGGCTGTCCAACGGGTGGAGGCGCAGATGCCGGTGGAAGAAAAAATTGCCCGGGCGGATGCTGTGATTGACAATATGGGCACCAGACGTCAAACCAGAGAGCGAATTCTGGAATTATGGGCACAATATACAAAGATTGATTAG
- a CDS encoding GNAT family N-acetyltransferase yields the protein MVNIRQYHKSDELNWLDVHASVMVDSSAWWIVLHKKPEYASGKVVDLVAEADGRIIGFISIEVDSEIMKPERDCGFVWEFGVHRDWRGRGVGWQLFTAAHREMLSEFGVRRSIWYSQEPRSQEWYQRVGMKEIDRHMQLSLLPTPEQKEMFKADGFACWRMRGSCAPEDFERIQSKYTVIEDDDTLKPRLCIGYEYIWSGKDENQQ from the coding sequence ATGGTAAATATCAGGCAGTACCACAAATCCGATGAACTGAACTGGCTGGATGTCCACGCCAGTGTAATGGTGGATTCCAGCGCCTGGTGGATTGTCCTCCACAAAAAGCCGGAGTATGCCAGCGGCAAAGTGGTGGATTTGGTGGCGGAGGCAGATGGCCGAATCATTGGTTTTATCAGCATCGAAGTGGACTCGGAGATCATGAAGCCGGAGCGGGACTGCGGCTTTGTTTGGGAGTTTGGCGTCCACAGGGACTGGCGGGGTCGGGGCGTGGGCTGGCAGTTGTTTACCGCCGCCCATCGCGAGATGCTCTCAGAGTTTGGTGTAAGGCGCAGTATCTGGTACAGTCAGGAGCCCCGCTCCCAAGAGTGGTATCAGCGGGTGGGAATGAAGGAAATTGACCGACACATGCAACTTTCCCTGCTTCCAACTCCGGAACAAAAGGAAATGTTCAAAGCCGACGGATTTGCCTGTTGGCGGATGCGCGGCTCTTGCGCACCTGAGGATTTTGAGCGCATCCAGTCTAAATACACTGTGATTGAGGACGATGATACCCTTAAGCCCCGGCTCTGTATTGGCTATGAATATATTTGGTCAGGAAAGGATGAGAACCAACAATGA
- a CDS encoding lytic transglycosylase domain-containing protein, which translates to MPKILVRILAFTILVSLVYMLIDSPLIGRIIYPLHYRELIEERAGQYDLDPALVAAVIKVESNFRADAVSRRGATGLMQLLPSTATWISEQMGLAVAAEEIEDLLVKPEFNLMLGTWYLNNLAREFDNDLPLVLAAYNAGRGKVRSWLEDDVWSGKMEDREQIPYPETRDYLGKVELAQGRYQRYYFSERGFFVGSGH; encoded by the coding sequence ATGCCAAAAATTCTGGTCAGAATTCTGGCCTTTACTATCCTTGTGTCACTGGTATATATGTTAATTGACTCGCCCCTGATAGGGAGAATTATCTACCCTTTGCACTATCGGGAACTAATTGAGGAGCGAGCCGGGCAATATGATCTTGATCCGGCTTTGGTCGCTGCGGTTATAAAGGTTGAGAGCAATTTCCGCGCTGATGCCGTGTCCCGGCGCGGCGCCACCGGCCTGATGCAGCTTTTGCCTTCCACCGCTACATGGATCAGCGAGCAAATGGGGTTGGCAGTGGCGGCTGAAGAAATTGAGGACTTGTTGGTGAAGCCGGAATTTAATCTTATGTTGGGCACCTGGTACCTCAACAATCTGGCCCGGGAATTTGACAACGATTTGCCTTTGGTCCTAGCCGCATATAATGCCGGCCGGGGGAAGGTGCGTTCCTGGCTGGAAGATGATGTCTGGAGCGGAAAAATGGAAGACCGGGAGCAGATTCCATACCCCGAAACCCGGGATTACCTCGGCAAGGTCGAGTTGGCACAGGGGCGCTACCAGCGTTATTATTTTAGCGAGCGGGGATTCTTTGTCGGCAGTGGACATTAA
- a CDS encoding DUF4179 domain-containing protein codes for MHKDMTSLREEYENIPVPKELDFVIEQAIKRGKNSKRTRLLRPLIAVAAAILLFVASVNLSPAFASYISNLTGFETIIDFIRFDQGLSQGIDNGAGQVINQSVTDQGITLTVESAVFDGRKLMIAHELTSPDKPGHLSHYKLDFTDIDGNILPISAISTTYLGSKGLLEIWHYGNQQLPKQIILDLTSVKHLYGNDREIIDGQWTLALDLDTELVVPPTTVTIDKEITIEGIPVTIESIHIYPTVIDLELSSAVNPMHFFINSRLVDEAGNELIATGGRADTENNRYTMQFTSNYFFETNELALVFDGVYTQEDIYLEIDIENEQIYNDSNLDIEFLRKETISRPSGEEIYIWFSFDRTFDSSIISFEQWGYDQAGNQICMEQGPAQNVSYLGDEYALVFAPEQLPKTFRIKVSIRTEGAYKPVHIPLN; via the coding sequence ATGCATAAGGATATGACCAGCCTACGCGAAGAATATGAAAACATTCCTGTCCCCAAGGAGTTGGATTTTGTCATTGAACAGGCAATCAAAAGGGGAAAGAATAGCAAACGGACACGCTTGTTAAGACCGTTGATTGCAGTTGCAGCCGCAATCTTGCTGTTTGTGGCATCGGTCAATCTATCACCAGCCTTTGCCAGTTATATAAGCAATTTGACTGGATTCGAAACCATCATTGATTTCATCCGCTTTGACCAGGGCCTTAGTCAAGGCATAGACAATGGCGCCGGCCAGGTTATCAATCAGTCGGTCACCGACCAGGGCATAACTTTAACCGTTGAAAGCGCTGTCTTTGATGGCCGCAAGCTTATGATTGCCCATGAACTAACTTCTCCTGATAAACCCGGACATTTGAGCCATTACAAACTGGATTTCACCGATATTGATGGCAACATCCTGCCCATTTCAGCAATCAGCACAACTTATCTGGGCAGTAAAGGCTTGCTGGAAATTTGGCATTATGGCAATCAACAACTACCCAAACAGATTATCCTTGACTTGACGTCAGTTAAACATCTTTATGGCAACGACAGAGAAATTATTGACGGTCAGTGGACGCTTGCCCTGGACCTGGATACCGAACTTGTCGTTCCCCCGACAACAGTGACAATAGATAAAGAAATTACTATTGAAGGCATCCCGGTTACCATTGAGTCCATCCACATCTACCCAACGGTAATCGACCTGGAACTTTCATCTGCTGTCAATCCAATGCATTTCTTTATAAACAGTAGGCTCGTGGATGAGGCAGGCAATGAACTAATCGCAACCGGCGGTAGGGCCGATACAGAGAATAATCGATATACCATGCAGTTTACCAGCAATTATTTCTTCGAAACTAACGAGTTGGCTTTGGTTTTTGATGGCGTTTATACCCAGGAAGATATATACCTGGAGATCGATATCGAAAATGAGCAAATCTATAATGATAGTAATTTGGACATAGAATTTTTGCGAAAAGAAACTATATCAAGGCCTAGCGGCGAAGAGATATACATTTGGTTTAGTTTTGACCGCACTTTTGATTCCAGTATCATATCATTTGAACAGTGGGGTTATGACCAGGCCGGTAATCAGATATGCATGGAACAGGGTCCAGCTCAAAACGTCAGCTACCTGGGAGATGAATACGCCCTTGTCTTTGCCCCTGAGCAATTACCGAAAACATTCAGGATCAAAGTCTCCATCAGAACCGAGGGCGCTTACAAACCTGTGCATATACCGCTCAACTAA
- the fetB gene encoding iron export ABC transporter permease subunit FetB, with amino-acid sequence MRDISTWQVLLSLVFVAIALYFSGYFKVGMGKDIMISSVRAFVQLLAIGYILTFVFELQSPLWIVLTMAIMAGVAAYNSGKRGEKVRNSYLISSIAIYATTFVTILILSGFGIIPFEGQFIIPVSGMVIGNVMNAASLALMRLDDEIKGNRNRVEAALSLGATPLQAARSALQKSVETAMVPVVDRAKVVGIVSLPGGMSGMILAGAEPLAAVKFQIVIMYMLLGSPFLTVAIVNLLAYRQYFNKQRQLVTS; translated from the coding sequence ATGCGTGATATCAGTACGTGGCAAGTATTGTTGTCTTTGGTGTTTGTAGCGATTGCCCTCTATTTCTCTGGTTATTTTAAAGTAGGTATGGGCAAAGACATAATGATTTCTTCCGTCAGGGCCTTCGTGCAGCTTCTGGCCATAGGTTATATTCTCACTTTTGTTTTTGAGCTGCAATCGCCGCTCTGGATAGTGCTGACCATGGCAATCATGGCAGGGGTCGCTGCCTATAACTCGGGCAAGCGGGGCGAGAAAGTGCGCAATTCCTATCTGATCAGTAGTATCGCTATTTATGCGACTACCTTTGTGACAATCCTAATTCTTTCAGGATTTGGGATTATTCCCTTCGAGGGGCAGTTCATCATCCCTGTTTCCGGAATGGTAATCGGCAATGTTATGAACGCTGCGTCCCTGGCGCTGATGCGCCTCGATGACGAAATAAAAGGCAATCGCAACCGGGTTGAAGCCGCACTGTCCCTTGGGGCCACACCCCTGCAGGCGGCCAGGAGCGCATTGCAAAAATCCGTGGAGACTGCCATGGTGCCGGTTGTGGACCGGGCCAAGGTGGTGGGTATCGTCAGTTTGCCCGGGGGGATGAGCGGGATGATCCTGGCCGGCGCCGAACCGCTGGCGGCAGTAAAATTCCAGATTGTGATTATGTACATGCTTTTGGGCAGTCCGTTTTTGACGGTGGCAATCGTCAATTTGCTGGCCTATCGTCAGTATTTCAATAAACAGCGGCAGCTGGTAACGAGTTAG
- a CDS encoding glyoxalase, with translation MKYAYTILFVKDINRSREFYTRLFDQEVEIDFGYLVGFKSGLALWTEAEAAESVRQSPEDALIANRGGAEIEFHSPDIEADYERLQAAGVEIVHPIITHPWEQRAFRCLDPDGHCLEVAELLSVTAQRLRGQGKSLEDIAEYFQTPVSVVRGMLAE, from the coding sequence ATGAAGTATGCGTATACGATTCTTTTTGTCAAGGACATAAACCGTTCCCGGGAGTTTTATACTCGGCTGTTTGACCAGGAAGTTGAAATTGACTTCGGTTATCTGGTCGGGTTTAAGTCCGGGCTCGCTCTGTGGACGGAAGCTGAAGCGGCAGAAAGCGTCCGGCAGTCACCTGAAGACGCATTGATTGCAAACCGGGGCGGCGCCGAAATCGAGTTTCACAGCCCCGATATTGAGGCGGATTATGAACGTTTGCAGGCTGCCGGAGTGGAAATTGTACATCCAATTATCACCCATCCCTGGGAGCAGAGGGCATTCCGCTGTCTTGATCCGGACGGACATTGCCTTGAAGTGGCGGAATTGCTTAGTGTTACTGCCCAGCGGTTACGGGGCCAGGGAAAGAGCTTAGAGGATATCGCTGAGTACTTCCAAACACCGGTTTCTGTCGTTCGGGGAATGTTGGCTGAATAG
- the ytaF gene encoding sporulation membrane protein YtaF — translation MVLFSVLLLAFAVSVDGFGVGLAYGLGKMKLPPLSLVLLGLASGTAVLLSMTVGSLISLLFSPEFTARIGGGILVVFGALMLVQQLSKRNRAGGLLGLLDEPARADFDRSGTISVREGVVLGLALALDAFGAGFGAAMAGFPPIWTAVAVAGAKILLVGGGFALGESIAAAKWVERLQVLPGLIICGLGVVKFILV, via the coding sequence ATGGTTCTTTTCTCCGTTCTTTTGCTTGCATTTGCCGTCAGTGTAGACGGATTTGGTGTTGGGCTCGCCTACGGTTTGGGGAAAATGAAGTTGCCGCCTCTTTCTCTGGTGCTTTTAGGGCTGGCTTCCGGAACTGCCGTTTTGCTGTCAATGACGGTTGGCAGTCTGATCTCTTTGTTATTTAGCCCCGAGTTTACTGCCCGTATTGGTGGCGGTATTCTTGTGGTTTTTGGCGCCTTAATGTTGGTGCAGCAGCTTTCCAAACGGAATCGCGCAGGCGGTTTGTTGGGATTATTGGATGAACCGGCGCGGGCAGATTTTGACCGTTCGGGAACAATAAGTGTGCGGGAAGGTGTTGTTCTGGGGCTGGCATTGGCTTTGGACGCCTTTGGCGCTGGGTTTGGCGCCGCCATGGCCGGTTTTCCCCCTATATGGACAGCGGTGGCTGTGGCCGGGGCGAAGATTCTGCTGGTGGGCGGAGGATTTGCCTTGGGCGAGTCGATTGCGGCCGCCAAATGGGTGGAGCGGCTGCAGGTTTTGCCGGGGTTGATCATCTGCGGGCTGGGTGTGGTTAAATTTATCTTGGTATAA
- a CDS encoding ATP-binding cassette domain-containing protein yields MFNDFSYRIFRLFSEDKISLYSSTKDRRPKMELLSFKNACMDKKDEQGNSVQILENITVTINQGDIFAVAGPSGAGKSSMLRLVNRLDDSSCGEILLEGRSLYSWDIGELRDKVGFVFQESSLFPGTVIDNLLYGLRLRGLKRVEEETRALELLKMVGLPEDMLHKSVENLSGGQKQRVNLGRTLALAPEIILMDEPTSALDPAAARLIENLIVQLNRLHGKTILLVSHNLNQIERIASRCAILEAGKIVFSGTREEFFANRELLDRVMNGKGETENA; encoded by the coding sequence ATGTTTAACGATTTCTCATACAGGATTTTTCGCTTGTTTAGCGAAGATAAGATATCATTATATAGTAGCACTAAGGACAGGAGGCCAAAGATGGAACTTTTAAGTTTTAAAAATGCCTGTATGGACAAAAAAGATGAACAAGGAAATTCGGTTCAGATCCTCGAGAATATCACAGTTACGATAAACCAAGGCGATATTTTTGCTGTCGCCGGCCCATCGGGGGCAGGTAAGAGCAGTATGTTACGCTTGGTCAACCGTCTGGACGACAGCAGTTGTGGTGAAATTCTTTTAGAAGGTCGTTCACTCTATTCCTGGGATATTGGCGAGCTGCGGGATAAAGTTGGCTTTGTGTTTCAGGAATCCTCGCTCTTTCCTGGAACAGTGATTGATAACTTGCTCTATGGTCTGCGGCTCCGGGGGTTAAAACGAGTTGAAGAGGAAACCAGAGCCCTGGAACTGTTAAAGATGGTGGGCCTGCCCGAAGATATGCTGCATAAATCGGTGGAAAATCTCTCTGGCGGACAGAAGCAGCGAGTTAATCTCGGCCGCACTTTGGCGTTGGCGCCGGAGATTATTCTCATGGATGAGCCCACTTCCGCATTGGATCCTGCTGCGGCCAGACTTATCGAGAACTTGATAGTCCAGTTAAACCGCCTGCATGGCAAGACAATCTTACTGGTCAGTCATAACCTGAACCAGATTGAACGTATCGCCAGCCGCTGCGCGATTTTGGAAGCGGGCAAGATTGTGTTTAGCGGCACACGGGAAGAGTTTTTTGCCAACCGGGAGTTGCTGGACCGGGTCATGAACGGGAAGGGAGAGACCGAAAATGCGTGA
- the dinB gene encoding DNA polymerase IV — protein MDTPIIHVDMDAFFAAVEMRDNPELRGKPVIIGGDPRRDVRSVVSTASYEARKYGIHSAMPLIQAWRLCPQGVFMRGNMQKYAAVSQQIMQVFQRYTPLVEPISIDEAFLDVRGCERLFGPPQEIARAIRQAVAEETGLTCSVGVAANKFLAKLASDLDKPDGLTVIPSNQVEEILHPLPVGKLWGVGERTGDKLREMGIDTIGQLALLDKSLLTAAFGKLGEHLWHLARGLDERRVVTSHGVKSVSRETTFAQDVRDEDEIRATLLDLSEDVARRLRKKGLTAGTVTVKLRFGNFKTITRQGSLSAPAALTKPIYTRAVELWEKAATGGRGLRLLGVGASNLNRHGGSQQLTLFAEPDDGREQIIAETMDQLSARYGKDVVRRAAVLKTKQDDDSR, from the coding sequence TTGGACACGCCGATTATCCATGTCGATATGGACGCTTTTTTTGCAGCAGTTGAGATGCGGGATAACCCAGAGCTGCGGGGCAAGCCCGTGATAATTGGCGGCGATCCCCGCCGTGACGTGCGTTCGGTGGTGTCCACCGCCAGCTATGAGGCCAGGAAGTATGGAATCCATTCGGCAATGCCCCTGATTCAGGCCTGGCGCCTCTGTCCCCAGGGCGTGTTCATGCGGGGAAATATGCAAAAGTACGCCGCGGTTTCCCAGCAAATCATGCAGGTTTTTCAGCGCTATACACCATTGGTGGAGCCCATCTCCATAGATGAGGCGTTCCTCGATGTCCGGGGATGTGAGCGCCTCTTTGGTCCACCGCAAGAAATTGCCCGGGCCATCCGCCAAGCGGTGGCCGAGGAGACCGGCCTTACCTGTTCGGTGGGGGTGGCAGCCAACAAATTTCTTGCCAAACTGGCTTCCGACCTTGATAAGCCCGATGGGCTGACTGTCATCCCTTCCAATCAGGTAGAGGAGATATTGCATCCACTGCCTGTGGGCAAACTTTGGGGCGTGGGAGAACGCACCGGCGACAAGCTCCGGGAGATGGGAATTGATACCATCGGCCAACTGGCGCTCCTGGATAAGTCGCTTTTGACGGCGGCCTTTGGCAAGCTGGGAGAGCACCTCTGGCATCTGGCCCGGGGACTGGATGAGCGACGGGTTGTCACCAGCCACGGGGTAAAGTCTGTCAGTCGTGAGACCACCTTTGCCCAGGATGTGCGTGATGAGGACGAAATCAGGGCCACTTTATTGGACCTCTCCGAGGATGTGGCCAGGCGTTTGCGCAAGAAGGGCCTGACAGCGGGAACCGTAACCGTGAAGTTGCGCTTCGGCAATTTCAAGACCATTACTCGGCAGGGCAGTTTATCTGCTCCCGCCGCGCTGACAAAGCCCATCTATACCCGGGCTGTGGAACTGTGGGAGAAGGCGGCGACCGGAGGTCGCGGTCTACGCCTGTTGGGTGTGGGGGCCAGTAACCTGAACCGGCATGGCGGCAGCCAGCAGCTGACCCTCTTTGCCGAGCCGGATGACGGCCGGGAGCAGATAATCGCCGAAACCATGGATCAACTCTCTGCTCGTTACGGCAAGGATGTGGTGCGGCGGGCAGCGGTGTTAAAGACAAAGCAGGATGATGATTCCCGTTAG
- the mutM gene encoding bifunctional DNA-formamidopyrimidine glycosylase/DNA-(apurinic or apyrimidinic site) lyase — translation MPELPEVQTVVADLEPHLIGRRVESVTVDDPLLVRFPQQAEFCRRLEGKEILTVTRRGKYIVIGLEQQLTWMIHLRMTGRLLLNLAKEEKYLRAWFRLDDGTTVWYCDLRRFGDMWAWYPGEETQLGGFIDLGPEPLADDFCSTWLLGRAANRRAPVKTLLLDQRVVAGLGNIYVDEALFLAGIDPRRPASSISAAEAETLCLTIREVLSGAISARGTTFRDYRSGRGTSGEYQQKLNVYGRSGEPCRECGARLASVRIGGRSSVYCPRCQT, via the coding sequence ATGCCTGAACTCCCGGAAGTTCAGACCGTAGTTGCCGACTTGGAACCGCATCTGATAGGACGACGGGTTGAATCTGTTACTGTGGACGATCCGCTCCTGGTTCGGTTCCCCCAGCAAGCGGAGTTTTGTCGCCGCCTGGAAGGCAAGGAGATACTCACTGTAACCCGCAGGGGAAAATATATAGTTATTGGTTTGGAGCAGCAGCTCACCTGGATGATTCATTTGCGAATGACCGGCCGTTTGCTCCTGAACCTGGCCAAGGAGGAAAAGTATCTCCGGGCCTGGTTTCGGCTCGATGATGGGACTACTGTATGGTATTGCGATTTGCGCCGCTTTGGCGATATGTGGGCCTGGTACCCGGGGGAAGAAACTCAGTTGGGTGGTTTCATCGACTTGGGGCCGGAGCCCCTGGCCGATGATTTTTGCTCGACCTGGCTTTTAGGCCGGGCCGCAAACCGTCGGGCCCCAGTTAAGACTCTGCTCCTGGACCAACGGGTTGTGGCCGGGCTGGGGAATATTTATGTTGATGAGGCATTGTTTCTGGCCGGCATTGATCCCCGGCGCCCGGCCAGTTCCATTTCTGCTGCGGAAGCGGAAACGCTTTGCCTGACAATCCGCGAGGTTCTTAGCGGAGCAATCAGCGCCCGAGGAACAACCTTTCGTGACTACCGCAGTGGTCGGGGCACCAGCGGCGAATACCAGCAGAAACTCAATGTCTATGGACGCAGCGGCGAACCCTGCCGCGAGTGCGGCGCCCGGCTGGCCAGTGTCAGAATTGGCGGGCGCTCCAGCGTGTACTGTCCCCGCTGTCAGACCTGA